The uncultured Hyphomonas sp. genome includes a window with the following:
- the trmD gene encoding tRNA (guanosine(37)-N1)-methyltransferase TrmD has translation MFETSFITLFPEAFPGPLGVSILERARREGIWDWETIQLREFGLGKHRNVDAPPTGGGAGMVLRPDVAAAALDSIVTDNKHLIYLSPRGKPFTQEMAREYAASPGLVMFCGRFEGLDQRVIDTHGLEEVSMGDFVLAGGEVAAMALTEAVVRLLPGVAGNADSLSEESFENGLLEHDQYTMPRQWGPHGTPDVLLSGDHKRIAEWRLNSAKALTKQRRPDLYAAYSETHDIQAPETGDEHY, from the coding sequence ATGTTCGAGACGAGTTTCATCACATTGTTTCCCGAGGCCTTTCCCGGCCCGCTGGGCGTGTCCATCCTGGAGCGCGCCCGCAGGGAAGGTATCTGGGACTGGGAAACGATCCAGCTGCGCGAGTTCGGCCTCGGCAAGCACCGCAATGTCGATGCGCCGCCGACCGGTGGCGGGGCCGGCATGGTGCTGCGCCCCGATGTGGCCGCGGCCGCGCTGGACAGTATCGTCACCGACAACAAGCATCTCATCTATCTCTCCCCGCGCGGGAAGCCGTTTACGCAGGAAATGGCGCGCGAATACGCCGCCAGCCCTGGCCTTGTGATGTTCTGCGGCCGGTTCGAAGGCCTCGACCAGCGGGTGATCGACACCCATGGCCTGGAAGAGGTCTCGATGGGCGATTTCGTGCTCGCCGGCGGGGAAGTGGCGGCCATGGCGCTGACCGAGGCGGTGGTGCGCCTGCTGCCGGGTGTGGCCGGAAATGCCGACTCCTTAAGTGAGGAATCCTTCGAAAACGGCCTGCTGGAACATGACCAGTATACAATGCCGCGTCAGTGGGGCCCTCATGGGACTCCGGACGTCCTGCTGTCCGGAGATCACAAACGCATCGCAGAATGGCGTTTGAACAGCGCAAAGGCGTTGACAAAGCAACGCCGCCCCGATTTATACGCCGCTTACTCCGAAACCCACGATATCCAAGCGCCGGAGACAGGCGATGAACATTATTGA
- the rimM gene encoding ribosome maturation factor RimM (Essential for efficient processing of 16S rRNA), with protein MSEKAENRLIVVGVLKGAHGVRGDVRVKSFTADPDAVFDFGPLLDEAGKVILTPRSARPGKDHFIVRPKEQKQKEDWDALRGTLLHVPRTSLPDADEDEFYIEDLVGLDVYAGGNERAGRIRAVQDFGAGDLLDIDLAGGGSVFVPFTLADVPVVDLAARRVVVATLDEWTAGEDEESPPPEA; from the coding sequence ATGAGTGAAAAGGCAGAAAACAGGCTGATCGTGGTGGGCGTCCTGAAGGGCGCCCATGGCGTTCGCGGCGATGTGCGGGTGAAGAGCTTCACCGCGGACCCGGACGCCGTGTTCGATTTCGGTCCGCTGCTGGACGAGGCCGGCAAGGTGATCCTGACCCCGAGATCTGCCCGTCCGGGGAAAGACCATTTCATCGTTCGCCCGAAAGAACAGAAGCAGAAGGAAGACTGGGACGCGCTGCGCGGCACGCTGCTGCATGTGCCCCGCACCAGCCTGCCGGACGCGGATGAGGACGAATTCTATATCGAGGACCTTGTCGGCCTTGATGTCTATGCCGGCGGCAATGAACGGGCCGGGCGCATCCGCGCGGTGCAGGATTTCGGGGCAGGGGACCTGCTGGACATCGATCTGGCCGGCGGCGGCAGCGTGTTCGTGCCTTTCACCCTGGCCGATGTGCCGGTCGTGGACCTTGCCGCCCGCCGGGTCGTGGTTGCGACTCTGGACGAATGGACCGCCGGGGAAGACGAGGAAAGCCCGCCGCCAGAGGCCTGA
- a CDS encoding response regulator: MIGDGKSELLRETLNLLPNPVYIRNGDQTWVEVNEAFCRFTGQPRSALIGRRDFDGLPKDQAEVFANLDQRVLESRSNHASTEQIADAAGDMRWMEVAASCAEDTNGSACTICVLTDVTEAKQQAAELEKANQTALNASKSKTEFLANMSHEIRTPMNGVLGMSQVLRRTALDEEQVEIVEMIERSGEALLTVINDILDFSKIEAGKLAIESEPFSLSAVLDDVAALLGSGANEKGIELITDISRDVPDEVVGDAGRIRQILTNLVGNAIKFTARGHVLVRIAGSGENGYAHLAITVDDTGVGIPEDKLETVFHQFEQADASTTRRYGGTGLGLSICRSLVEAMAGEIGVTSTFGVGSTFRVELTLPVADDEPRLFLEPVERADLSHLRALVIDDISLNCRISASQLALYGIRSDHEKDPRAGLRRLADAYNRREPYDLLVLDFQMPDIDGLRVAQMIRSKPAFNRLKIVVVSSVDSAEVKEAFLKTGVSAFLVKPLRSGVLGETVAQAFQGTERRKPAKAPRPEAPARPARAVRSGMSLSAGRILIAEDNEVNQRVIAGLLRTSGYELHFASNGQEAVELFRQNTYALVLMDVSMPLMDGLEATGVIRDFEGSGGRLPTPIIAVTAHAMTEERRDFLTRGVDAVLTKPLDKAELLETVERWARRTVHRVA, translated from the coding sequence ATGATTGGCGACGGCAAATCCGAGTTGCTGAGGGAGACACTGAATCTCCTGCCAAATCCCGTTTATATCCGGAACGGCGACCAGACTTGGGTTGAGGTGAATGAGGCTTTCTGCCGGTTTACCGGCCAGCCGCGCAGCGCCCTGATCGGCCGCCGGGACTTCGACGGTCTTCCGAAAGACCAGGCTGAGGTGTTCGCGAATCTGGACCAGCGCGTCCTGGAAAGCCGCTCAAACCATGCCAGCACTGAGCAGATCGCCGATGCGGCGGGCGATATGCGCTGGATGGAGGTGGCGGCGTCGTGTGCCGAGGATACCAATGGCAGCGCCTGCACGATTTGCGTTCTGACAGATGTGACCGAGGCGAAGCAGCAGGCGGCGGAGCTGGAAAAAGCCAATCAGACTGCGCTGAACGCGTCGAAATCCAAGACCGAATTCCTCGCCAATATGAGCCACGAGATCCGGACACCGATGAACGGCGTCCTTGGCATGTCTCAGGTGCTGCGGCGCACGGCACTGGACGAAGAGCAGGTCGAGATCGTTGAAATGATCGAACGGTCCGGCGAGGCTCTGCTGACGGTCATCAACGATATTCTCGATTTTTCGAAGATCGAAGCCGGCAAGCTGGCAATCGAGTCAGAGCCTTTCTCCCTGTCCGCCGTGCTGGACGATGTGGCCGCGCTGCTTGGTTCCGGCGCGAACGAGAAGGGGATCGAACTGATCACCGACATTTCGCGCGACGTGCCGGACGAGGTCGTGGGCGATGCAGGGCGCATCCGTCAGATCCTGACGAACCTTGTCGGCAATGCGATCAAGTTTACGGCCAGGGGTCACGTCCTGGTCCGCATCGCCGGGTCGGGTGAGAACGGGTATGCCCATCTGGCCATCACCGTGGACGATACCGGTGTCGGTATTCCGGAAGACAAGCTGGAAACAGTGTTCCACCAGTTCGAGCAGGCCGACGCCTCAACGACGCGCCGGTACGGCGGCACGGGCCTCGGCCTCTCCATCTGCCGCAGCCTGGTTGAGGCTATGGCAGGCGAGATCGGTGTAACGTCCACGTTTGGCGTCGGGTCAACCTTCCGGGTCGAGCTGACCCTGCCGGTTGCGGACGATGAGCCGCGCCTGTTCCTGGAGCCGGTTGAGCGGGCAGACCTCAGCCATCTCCGGGCGCTGGTGATCGACGACATTTCGCTGAACTGCCGGATCTCGGCCAGCCAGCTGGCCCTGTATGGCATCCGGTCAGACCATGAGAAGGATCCGCGGGCGGGTCTGCGCCGCCTTGCCGACGCGTACAACCGGCGTGAGCCCTACGACTTGCTGGTGCTGGATTTCCAGATGCCGGATATAGACGGCTTGCGGGTCGCACAGATGATCCGGTCCAAACCGGCCTTCAACCGGTTGAAGATCGTGGTCGTTTCCTCGGTGGATTCCGCCGAGGTCAAAGAGGCCTTCCTGAAAACCGGAGTCAGTGCCTTCCTCGTGAAGCCTCTGCGCAGCGGCGTTCTGGGGGAAACCGTTGCCCAGGCATTCCAGGGGACAGAGCGTCGGAAGCCCGCCAAAGCACCGCGGCCGGAGGCACCGGCCAGACCCGCCCGGGCGGTGCGGTCCGGCATGTCCCTGTCCGCCGGGCGGATCCTGATTGCTGAAGACAATGAAGTGAACCAGCGCGTCATTGCCGGGCTGTTGCGGACAAGCGGTTATGAACTGCACTTTGCTTCCAACGGGCAGGAGGCGGTTGAGCTCTTCCGCCAGAATACCTACGCGCTGGTGCTGATGGATGTCTCCATGCCGCTCATGGACGGGCTTGAGGCCACAGGGGTCATTCGCGATTTCGAGGGGTCCGGCGGGCGTCTGCCGACGCCGATTATCGCCGTGACCGCCCATGCCATGACCGAAGAGCGGCGGGATTTCCTCACCCGCGGGGTGGATGCCGTCCTCACCAAGCCGCTCGACAAGGCGGAATTGCTGGAGACTGTGGAGAGATGGGCCCGCCGGACGGTGCACCGGGTCGCCTGA
- a CDS encoding glycosyltransferase family 2 protein has protein sequence MSATPALSVIIPFFNEAGNVHPVIDEVHEQLAGIPFEIICVNDESSDATGTELAEAKAKHPDTVFVFSHIQRRGKSAALFTGLKAVRGEWIQLLDGDGQNDPGDTARLWKAIIAPGAPGRLGIIAGKRNSRNDSGFKWVQSRVANGVRRFVLQDDATDTGCGWKLIRTAAFRDLPYFASMHRFLPALIKRAGWDVREELVNDRRRLAGESKYGFLGRLGAGIFDLIGMFWLVRRGGYGIAREWNDPRADQD, from the coding sequence ATGTCCGCGACCCCCGCCCTCTCTGTCATCATTCCCTTTTTCAATGAAGCGGGAAATGTGCACCCCGTGATCGACGAGGTGCATGAACAGCTGGCCGGCATTCCGTTCGAGATCATCTGCGTCAACGACGAGTCTTCGGACGCGACCGGCACGGAGCTGGCGGAAGCGAAAGCCAAGCACCCGGATACGGTTTTTGTATTCAGCCACATTCAGCGCCGGGGGAAATCCGCGGCACTGTTCACCGGACTGAAAGCCGTGCGCGGAGAGTGGATCCAGTTACTGGATGGAGATGGCCAGAACGATCCCGGCGATACGGCCCGCCTGTGGAAAGCCATCATCGCCCCCGGTGCGCCGGGACGGCTCGGCATTATCGCGGGCAAACGGAACAGCCGGAACGATTCCGGCTTCAAATGGGTCCAGTCACGCGTCGCCAACGGCGTGCGCCGCTTCGTCCTGCAGGATGATGCGACAGACACAGGCTGCGGCTGGAAGCTGATCCGGACGGCGGCCTTCCGCGACCTGCCCTATTTCGCGTCCATGCACCGTTTCCTGCCGGCGCTGATCAAGCGCGCAGGCTGGGATGTGCGCGAGGAACTGGTGAATGACCGGCGCCGTCTGGCCGGAGAGTCGAAATACGGCTTTCTCGGCCGCCTCGGCGCCGGGATCTTTGATCTGATCGGCATGTTCTGGCTGGTCCGCCGGGGCGGCTACGGCATCGCCAGAGAGTGGAACGACCCGCGCGCCGATCAGGACTGA
- the leuC gene encoding 3-isopropylmalate dehydratase large subunit, with product MAGKTLYDKIWDAHLVHTDEASGESLLYIDLHLIHEVTTPQAFAGLKAAGRGVRRTDLTLAVADHNTPTENQAAGLAGVTDPEARNQLETLSRNVAEYGIEFFPMGDINNGIVHVVGPEQGRTQPGMTIVCGDSHTSTHGAFGALAHGIGTSEVEHVLATQTLRARKMQNMAIEVTGKLKPGVTAKDLALHIIAQIGTAGGTGCVMEYRGEAISDLTMEGRMTLCNLSIEGGARAGLIAPDEKTFAYLKGRPSAPKGGAWEVAESFWKTLYTDEDAVFDHVVKINAEDVEPTVTWGTSPEQGIPVSGIIPKPEDFSDPVKAAACERALAYMGLEGGVPIAGTPVQRVFIGSCTNSRIEDLRAAAEVAKGNQVAEGVRAMVVPGSGLVRVQAEEEGLDQIFLEAGFEWREPGCSMCLGMNPDTLSPGERCASTSNRNFEGRQGRDGRTHLMSPALAAKAAITGVIG from the coding sequence ATGGCAGGCAAGACACTCTACGACAAGATCTGGGATGCGCATCTGGTGCACACCGATGAGGCGTCGGGGGAAAGCCTTCTTTATATCGACCTGCACCTGATCCATGAGGTGACGACCCCGCAGGCCTTTGCGGGCCTGAAGGCGGCGGGCCGGGGTGTACGCCGCACGGACCTGACGCTGGCCGTCGCCGACCACAACACGCCGACCGAGAACCAGGCGGCGGGCCTTGCCGGCGTGACCGATCCCGAGGCGCGCAACCAGCTGGAAACGCTATCGCGCAATGTCGCCGAATATGGCATCGAGTTCTTCCCCATGGGCGATATCAATAACGGCATCGTCCATGTCGTGGGGCCGGAGCAGGGCCGCACACAGCCCGGCATGACGATCGTCTGCGGCGACAGCCATACCTCCACCCATGGCGCGTTCGGTGCGCTGGCACACGGCATCGGCACGTCTGAAGTGGAGCATGTTCTGGCGACCCAGACCCTCCGGGCCCGGAAGATGCAGAACATGGCGATTGAAGTGACCGGCAAGCTGAAGCCGGGCGTGACGGCGAAAGACCTCGCCCTGCACATCATTGCCCAGATCGGCACCGCCGGCGGCACGGGCTGTGTGATGGAGTATCGCGGCGAAGCGATCAGCGACCTCACCATGGAAGGGCGTATGACGCTGTGCAACCTGTCCATTGAGGGCGGCGCCCGTGCAGGCCTGATCGCGCCGGACGAGAAGACCTTCGCCTATCTGAAAGGCCGTCCGTCCGCGCCGAAGGGCGGGGCATGGGAAGTGGCCGAAAGCTTCTGGAAGACGCTCTACACGGATGAAGACGCCGTGTTCGACCATGTCGTCAAAATCAATGCCGAAGACGTTGAGCCGACGGTGACCTGGGGCACCAGCCCGGAACAGGGTATTCCGGTGTCAGGCATTATTCCGAAGCCGGAGGATTTCTCCGATCCGGTAAAAGCTGCCGCCTGCGAACGCGCCCTGGCTTATATGGGCCTCGAGGGCGGTGTCCCGATTGCCGGCACGCCGGTGCAGCGCGTCTTCATTGGTTCGTGTACCAATTCCCGTATCGAGGATCTGCGCGCTGCGGCCGAGGTGGCGAAAGGCAATCAGGTGGCCGAAGGCGTGCGCGCCATGGTCGTGCCGGGATCCGGTCTTGTCCGGGTGCAGGCGGAGGAAGAAGGCCTCGACCAGATCTTCCTCGAAGCCGGTTTCGAATGGCGTGAGCCGGGCTGCTCCATGTGCCTCGGCATGAACCCGGACACCCTGTCGCCGGGCGAACGCTGCGCGTCCACTTCGAACCGGAATTTCGAGGGCCGTCAGGGCCGCGATGGCCGCACCCATCTGATGAGCCCGGCCCTCGCAGCGAAAGCCGCGATCACGGGTGTGATTGGCTGA
- a CDS encoding beta/gamma crystallin-related protein produces MKTFLVSTLTLAAGLAALALPASADDHRGSRDAWRGGDYDGRRGGVILYADPGFTGAARQFNGAVPRFGPIGFNDRVSSIEVLSGVWEVCVDGSYRGRCEIIDSSIRHLRTIGLNDNISSIRPVSYGPGRGRHDDRWRDRPGDRQRDWRGHRGGAGLVLFPDPGQRGRPVEIDQDIPALGPYRFSDKASSFIVNAGTWQVCEHANYRGRCTILTVGAGDLRPIGMNDNISSIRRYGRWR; encoded by the coding sequence ATGAAGACTTTTCTTGTTTCCACTCTCACCCTTGCTGCGGGTCTTGCGGCCCTGGCCTTGCCGGCAAGTGCCGACGACCACCGTGGCAGCCGCGACGCCTGGCGGGGCGGAGACTATGACGGCAGACGGGGCGGCGTGATCCTCTATGCCGATCCCGGCTTTACCGGGGCGGCGCGCCAGTTCAACGGCGCGGTGCCGCGCTTCGGTCCCATCGGCTTCAACGACCGTGTCTCTTCGATCGAAGTACTGAGCGGGGTGTGGGAAGTGTGCGTCGACGGCAGCTACAGGGGCCGCTGCGAGATCATCGATTCCAGTATCCGGCATCTCCGGACCATCGGGCTGAATGACAATATCTCCTCCATCCGACCGGTCAGTTACGGCCCTGGCCGCGGCCGGCATGACGACCGGTGGCGAGATCGCCCGGGAGACCGTCAGAGAGACTGGCGCGGCCACCGGGGCGGCGCGGGCCTGGTCCTCTTTCCCGACCCCGGCCAGCGCGGCCGTCCGGTCGAGATCGATCAGGATATTCCGGCCCTTGGCCCCTACAGGTTCAGTGACAAGGCCAGCTCCTTCATCGTCAATGCCGGCACTTGGCAGGTGTGCGAACATGCGAACTATCGCGGCCGCTGCACGATCCTGACCGTGGGCGCGGGCGATCTGAGGCCCATCGGCATGAATGACAACATTTCGTCGATCCGCCGCTACGGCCGCTGGCGCTGA
- a CDS encoding DUF6614 family protein, whose amino-acid sequence MDIYHIWFDLKPGTDERAFAKALPDFLNRMKADGRIEAWRMMRCKLGLRPDAIREFHIMIETRDLAQLDEAFRAAAAREGEVDELHFTANAMVTNVKFGLFRDWPDWKS is encoded by the coding sequence ATGGACATCTATCACATCTGGTTCGATCTGAAGCCCGGCACGGACGAACGGGCCTTCGCCAAAGCCCTGCCGGATTTCCTGAACCGGATGAAAGCCGATGGCCGGATCGAAGCCTGGCGCATGATGCGCTGCAAGCTGGGCCTGCGCCCCGATGCGATCCGCGAGTTTCACATCATGATCGAGACGCGCGACCTCGCCCAGCTGGACGAGGCCTTCCGCGCCGCCGCCGCCCGGGAAGGGGAGGTCGACGAGCTGCACTTCACAGCGAATGCGATGGTCACGAACGTGAAGTTCGGCCTGTTCCGGGATTGGCCGGATTGGAAATCTTAA
- a CDS encoding GNAT family protein produces the protein MKLEDPGLENELVSLKVLTEDDRDVLAETSAVEAMWQWMPVIATGTNFHSYFDHTLELKKSGDYIPFTVWRKSDGAFAGVVAYADISRTHRRLRIASLWVVEEMRGTAIVPALQLATIERAVASRMRRIEILTPESNERSIRSIERFGAKREGTLRSYFRMANGTWADMVVLSLVGDEALASIALLKDRVRELQQA, from the coding sequence ATGAAACTGGAAGATCCGGGTCTTGAGAACGAACTCGTCAGTCTGAAAGTGCTGACGGAAGACGACCGGGACGTTCTGGCAGAAACCAGCGCGGTGGAGGCCATGTGGCAGTGGATGCCGGTCATCGCGACGGGCACGAATTTCCATTCCTATTTCGATCATACACTCGAACTGAAGAAGTCCGGCGACTACATCCCCTTCACGGTCTGGCGGAAGTCTGACGGCGCCTTTGCCGGTGTGGTCGCCTATGCGGATATTTCCCGTACCCACCGGCGGCTGCGGATTGCCTCGCTATGGGTTGTCGAGGAGATGCGCGGCACGGCGATCGTCCCGGCCTTGCAGCTTGCCACGATTGAGCGGGCGGTCGCCTCGCGGATGCGGCGGATCGAGATCCTGACGCCCGAAAGCAATGAACGCTCCATCCGGTCGATCGAGCGGTTCGGGGCAAAGCGCGAAGGCACGCTGCGCAGCTATTTCCGCATGGCGAACGGAACCTGGGCCGATATGGTCGTTCTTTCGCTGGTTGGGGACGAGGCGCTGGCGTCGATTGCCCTGCTGAAGGACCGTGTGCGGGAACTGCAACAGGCTTAA
- a CDS encoding beta/gamma crystallin-related protein: MMTRFLRLLAVFAAPIAMVGCALADTDAYSYDPAVDDGPPALILYSGANYSGEVREIYDPIHALPNLRFNDRARSIAVLSGQWEVCQHSDFTGRCVFLRYDVPDLAWYGLAGEISSVRPVYEYTDAEHGLMFVRDENGYIRYVDDEQYGRDTYRYGYGASTSIQVYHYGYSPEYRRYGYYDPRLGYDPYGFGWGGYSQPYYSTRHYRRDRPPLRGHYGARDASVTLYTDSHDRGASLGINRGIRDRQPLPIQR, from the coding sequence ATGATGACAAGATTCCTCCGCCTCCTGGCCGTGTTCGCCGCACCGATTGCGATGGTCGGCTGCGCCTTGGCCGATACAGACGCCTATAGCTACGACCCTGCGGTGGATGACGGGCCGCCGGCTCTGATCCTGTACAGCGGCGCCAATTATTCAGGTGAAGTCCGCGAGATCTATGACCCGATCCACGCGCTGCCGAACCTCCGGTTCAACGACCGGGCCCGCTCCATTGCGGTGCTGTCCGGCCAGTGGGAAGTCTGCCAGCATAGCGATTTCACCGGCCGTTGCGTGTTCCTGCGCTACGATGTGCCGGACCTTGCCTGGTATGGCCTGGCCGGAGAGATCTCTTCGGTGCGTCCTGTCTATGAATATACAGATGCCGAGCACGGCCTGATGTTCGTCCGCGATGAGAATGGCTACATCCGCTATGTCGATGACGAGCAGTATGGGCGCGACACCTACCGATACGGCTATGGCGCTTCGACCTCGATCCAGGTCTATCATTACGGCTATTCGCCGGAGTATCGCCGCTATGGATATTACGACCCGCGTCTGGGTTACGACCCCTATGGTTTCGGGTGGGGCGGCTATTCACAGCCTTATTATTCCACAAGGCATTACCGCCGGGACCGCCCGCCGCTGCGCGGCCATTATGGCGCGCGGGATGCGTCGGTCACCCTCTATACGGACTCCCATGACCGCGGCGCCTCGCTGGGCATCAATCGCGGCATCCGCGATCGTCAGCCGTTACCGATTCAACGATAA
- a CDS encoding chorismate mutase, producing MTDIDTTLAKFQLNQFRDSIDNLDAILVHTLAERFKLTQQVGKLKAQHNLPPADKNREAEQIERLRHLAQESGLDPAFAEKFLNFIVAEVIRHHEHIRGLEAD from the coding sequence ATGACCGACATCGACACGACGCTGGCCAAGTTCCAGCTGAACCAGTTCCGCGACAGTATCGACAATCTCGATGCAATTCTCGTCCACACGCTGGCCGAGCGTTTCAAGCTGACCCAGCAGGTCGGCAAGCTGAAAGCCCAGCACAATCTTCCGCCTGCAGATAAAAACCGCGAGGCAGAACAGATCGAACGGCTGCGCCATCTGGCGCAGGAGTCCGGGCTCGACCCGGCCTTTGCCGAGAAATTCCTCAATTTCATCGTGGCGGAAGTCATCCGCCATCATGAGCATATCCGCGGCCTAGAGGCCGACTGA
- the ffh gene encoding signal recognition particle protein, which produces MFDALSERLGGIFDNLTGRGALSEKDVSEALREIRVALLEADVALPVVKDFIAKVKTRAVGEEVIRSVKPGQQVIKIVYDGLVEMLGGEDADTSLRIDSPPAVVMMAGLQGSGKTTTTGKLAKRLSEKGRKKVLLASLDVRRPAAMEQLAILADQCGDNVSSLPIVQGQLPADIARRAMNAAKIGGYDVLFLDTAGRTSIDEQMMTEAAEIAEIAQPQETLLVADALTGQDAVETAKRFHERLPLTGLVLTRMDGDGRGGAALSMRAVTGLPIKFLGVGEKLDGLDTFDAQRVAGRILGQGDIVSLVEKASEQMDAEKAERMAEKMRKGIFDLNDLADQLRQMQQMGGLGGLMGMLPGARKAKQAMEAANLDDNVLKRQEAIISSMTKAERAKPALLNASRRKRIAAGSGTTVQDVNKLLKMHQQMAGMMKKMRTKGGMKNMLGMAQQAGISQADLAKMGGQQLPGLGGGSLMSSQQTPGMGDLLGGKKK; this is translated from the coding sequence ATGTTTGACGCCCTCAGCGAACGGCTCGGCGGCATATTCGACAATCTGACGGGGCGCGGCGCGCTCTCCGAAAAGGATGTGTCCGAAGCGCTGCGCGAAATCCGTGTTGCGCTGCTGGAAGCAGACGTCGCACTGCCCGTGGTCAAGGACTTCATCGCCAAGGTGAAGACCCGCGCCGTGGGCGAGGAAGTCATACGCTCCGTGAAGCCTGGCCAGCAGGTGATCAAGATCGTCTATGACGGCCTGGTTGAGATGCTGGGCGGGGAAGACGCCGACACCAGCCTGCGCATCGACAGCCCGCCGGCGGTCGTGATGATGGCGGGTCTTCAGGGCTCCGGTAAAACGACCACGACGGGCAAGCTGGCCAAGCGCCTGTCGGAGAAGGGCCGCAAGAAAGTCCTGCTCGCCTCGCTCGACGTGCGCCGTCCGGCGGCCATGGAACAGCTGGCGATCCTGGCAGACCAGTGCGGCGACAATGTCAGCTCCCTGCCGATCGTGCAGGGCCAGCTTCCCGCGGACATCGCCCGGCGCGCCATGAACGCCGCAAAGATCGGCGGTTATGACGTCCTCTTCCTCGACACCGCCGGCCGGACCAGCATCGACGAACAGATGATGACCGAAGCGGCCGAGATCGCAGAGATCGCCCAGCCGCAGGAAACACTGCTCGTCGCCGACGCGCTGACCGGTCAGGATGCGGTCGAAACCGCAAAACGCTTCCATGAACGCTTGCCGCTGACCGGCCTAGTCCTGACCCGGATGGATGGCGACGGGCGCGGCGGTGCAGCGCTCTCCATGCGCGCGGTCACCGGCCTGCCGATCAAATTCCTCGGCGTCGGCGAAAAACTCGATGGACTCGACACATTCGATGCCCAGCGTGTGGCCGGACGCATTCTTGGCCAGGGCGACATTGTCTCGCTGGTTGAAAAAGCTTCCGAGCAGATGGACGCCGAAAAGGCTGAGCGGATGGCAGAGAAGATGCGCAAGGGCATCTTCGACCTCAACGATCTTGCCGACCAACTGCGCCAGATGCAGCAGATGGGCGGTCTTGGCGGCCTGATGGGTATGCTGCCCGGTGCCCGCAAGGCCAAGCAGGCGATGGAAGCGGCGAACCTCGACGACAATGTCCTGAAACGTCAGGAGGCGATCATTTCCTCCATGACGAAGGCAGAGCGCGCCAAGCCCGCGCTGCTCAACGCCTCGCGTCGCAAGCGCATCGCTGCCGGGTCCGGCACCACGGTGCAGGATGTGAACAAGCTGCTGAAAATGCACCAGCAGATGGCCGGCATGATGAAGAAGATGCGCACCAAGGGCGGCATGAAGAACATGCTGGGCATGGCGCAGCAGGCGGGTATCTCGCAGGCCGATCTCGCCAAGATGGGCGGCCAGCAGCTGCCGGGCCTTGGTGGCGGATCGCTGATGAGCTCGCAACAAACGCCGGGCATGGGCGACCTGTTGGGGGGTAAAAAGAAATGA
- a CDS encoding TMEM165/GDT1 family protein, whose translation MTLPPALPGVGSDVVGLEQGPARRFVSMEALYTSTAVVALAEIGDKTQLLAILLATRFRAPVPIILGILLATLANHFLAALVGVSAANLLDGEWFRYIIAASFIIMGLWTLIPDKLDDLDDKPTRFGAFLATLIAFFLVEMGDKTQLATIALGARFDQIIWVTAGTTLGMMLANVPAVFLGHELIERVPLNIVRFIAAALFVVIGVWLALQTAGWV comes from the coding sequence ATGACATTGCCTCCTGCCTTGCCGGGCGTGGGGAGCGATGTCGTTGGACTCGAACAAGGCCCGGCACGGAGATTCGTTTCAATGGAAGCCCTGTATACATCCACCGCCGTCGTCGCGCTCGCCGAGATTGGCGACAAGACGCAGCTGCTCGCCATCCTGCTGGCCACCCGTTTCCGCGCGCCAGTGCCGATCATTCTCGGCATTCTTCTCGCGACGCTGGCCAACCATTTTCTGGCCGCCCTTGTCGGCGTGAGCGCCGCGAACCTGCTGGACGGCGAATGGTTCCGCTACATCATTGCCGCCTCGTTCATCATCATGGGCCTGTGGACCCTGATCCCCGACAAGCTGGACGATCTGGATGACAAGCCAACCCGGTTCGGCGCCTTCCTGGCCACGCTCATCGCCTTCTTCCTGGTGGAGATGGGCGACAAGACACAGCTCGCCACCATCGCCCTCGGTGCCCGGTTCGACCAGATCATCTGGGTCACCGCCGGCACGACGCTGGGCATGATGCTGGCCAATGTGCCAGCGGTGTTCCTGGGCCATGAACTGATCGAGCGCGTGCCGCTGAACATTGTGCGCTTTATCGCGGCAGCGCTGTTCGTTGTGATCGGTGTCTGGCTGGCCTTACAGACAGCTGGCTGGGTCTGA